In the Triticum aestivum cultivar Chinese Spring chromosome 2B, IWGSC CS RefSeq v2.1, whole genome shotgun sequence genome, ATCATTGGCGCTCATGTCTTCCAAGATCCTCCCATCTCCAACACCATTGTCCTGTTTGTCCTGCCTTGCCTGCAAATGGAAAACAGCCTTGTCAGATTGAATCATAGTTAACTCAGATGGCTATTCTAAAGTTGTACTTGCCTCCTCAATGCCGCACGCTTCCATATTTTGTATTCCTTCAACACAATTAGCCTTGTTAACATCCACGATAGCCACAGTGGTatctgctccaccaccaccaagtGTATCGACCAGTACCAAGGGTCTTGCATTTCCTTCTGTGATTATACACCCCAATTCTTTTTCCGATGCTTGTTCCTGTAAAAGAGTATGATCAGATTCCACCAATCAAAGAAACATTATATTGTCAGTAGACTCACTTCCTTAATGTCCAAATGCTCCTGATTCTGTATTCCTTTGGTAGACAGGACCTCATTAATTTTGGTCTCAGGTGAATCAGCTTGAAATTCACAGCACCCAAGCGTAATGACATCTCCTAACATTGCCATTTTCTTGTTCTCGATTGTAGGTCCTAAATCTTGTCTTTCCTCAGTTGTTTGTTGCTACAAAAGATCAACTATCAGGACTCAGAAAAGATATTTCAGATGGAGATTCTGCAAGTGCACTCACCTTGTCCAAGTCCAAAGCCTCCTGGTTCTGAATTTCGATTGTAGACCAAGTTTCATCAACCTCCATAAGAACCAAATCGTTAGATCCATCTCCTACCATATGGCTGTCTTCCAATATTTGTGTCTCCTTATTTGTGAATATTATTCCACACTCATCTATCTGTTTAATAGACACTTCCTGCAAAAGAGAACAATCATATTAACTACTCTACCAGTTAATACAGTAAAAGATTTACAAGCATACTCACCTCATGCATGTCCAAAGTTCTGTGGTCATCTACTCCTTGAATCTCCATAGCAGCTCCAACAGACAATGATTCCCTCTCATTTATCAACCCAACATCCTGAAGGCAGTGCTTCTCCGTCATGCCTTCAACAGGAACTTCCTTCTGCCCTTCTTTTGACTGTATGATGGCTGGGCTACATAACAAACTATTGATTGAATTCTTTAAAGATTCCACTGTATCGTTGTCAAATTCTTTCTCCTGTTCCTGAGTGATTTCTTTGGGATTTTCCTCAACACCTATCCttgtgagtgttttgctttgtccaTCCACCTGCTCCACTATTTCTTCAATGTAGTTGTACATATATCCTGCTGTCAGTGCTTCCCCTTGTCGTTCTTCTGCCTGTTTAACCCCAAGAGCATCCTTAGTATTCTCCTCGGTATCTTTCACCCTTAACACCTTGCGTCCCACCCCTTCTTCTCGTTTCACTTGGTAAACCTCTTTGGACCCATCGACTTCTTTCTCTGGTAAATCCAAGCCACCTGCATTGGGCTTTTGCTTGGCATCTTTCTCAATTGGTGCCTCATCGTTTATGTTCGCGTGCTTTCCTTGTGGAACTTCCCCATTATCTTCTTCAATATCTTTCTTGGCCTGCTTTGCATCTTTCTCAATTGGTGCCTCATTGTTTATGTTCGCGCGCTTTCCTTGTGGAACTTCCGCATAATCTTCTTCAATATCTTTCTTGGCCAAGCACCCGGCTTCGTCCCTTGCTGGAAGGTCTATTTGCAGGATGCTGTCGGGCCTATCATTGCCCCTCATGGTCCCATTGGCTTGTTCTACTTCCGCATTCACTTCGGGTACTGCCTTGACCTTACCATCAGTGCTTTCCTCCATTGGCCCATGAGTGCCATCAATCCCTATACTTCTCAATTCAGAATTTTCTTCAAACTTCTTGTCTGCAACTCCCTTAATCAAAACCTTCGTATGTTTGGTTTCTGCATGCTCTACGTCAAAAACTTCCTGAAGCTTACCATCAGTATCTTCCTCCATTGGCTTATGAGCTCCTTTCATTTTTGCACTTTGTATATCAAACTTCTCATCTGCATCTTCCTTCATCAAATTCTTTACCTCTTCCATTTCTGCATGTGTTATACCAGGAAACTCTGCTAGCTTATCATCATCATTGTTCTCTATGAGCTCCCTAGCCTTTTCCGCTTCTGCATGTGCACCTTCAAGAACATCTCCAGGCTCCTCAACAGTATCTCTCCCTGTTAATCTCTTACCATCATCCATATCTGCATGCCCTGCTTCTGTAGCTTCCTCAGGTTTCTCAGTATCAAACTGTGCACGCATCTCTGCCTCTGCAATGTCTACATCCTCTACTTCAGCAACTTCGTTGTGCCCTTCATTTGAACCTCCATTTGCCATAGTATTAATTTGTACATGTTCTGCATCCTCTACTTCTGCAACTTTCTTGTGCACATCTTCAGCGTCTTTCTGTGTTAGATTCAGAGCTTTATCCACGTCTGCACTCCCTTCTTCAGGAACACCTAAAAGAACTGCAGCCATATTAATGTCAGTGACCACTGCCTCCACTGTTTGAGGAACATTTTCGTGTTCACCCTCATTGTCTTTTTCCATAAGAGAAATGTCTTCTCCACATTCTACAATGTCAACTGGAGGAGCTTCCTGAGGCTTCTGCTCGCTATCTTTCATAGCCATCTGATCGCTTTCTCCTCCAGTCTCTTCTTTACAGGAAATCTCCCTCTCCTCATCGGCGACAAAACCTAAAGCGGTTTCTTCATCATTTGTTgtcactccagcagcagcacaagtATCCTCCATTATGCATGACATTTCAACACATTCACCAACATCATTTGCCTGCTGAACTAGAAGAATTTCCTCAGGCAAAGCCACTGTCTCCTGAGGATTGTTCGTAACACCTGCATAGGCTCCTTGTTTGCTCCCTGACAAGACTCCAATAGAATGACTTGTTCCCTCCCCAACCCTTTCAACTCCTTCTGAAACTACGGTACCTTCAATAGCCACCGCTACATTACCCTTTTCTTCTATGTCTTTCGTGACAAGAGCAACGACTTCTTCGGGTTTATTTGACATACCACGAGACTCGTCAACTGCAAGTTTGGCTTTCTTCTCCAACTCCTGAGTAACAATGGTGCCTTCTTCTGGTCTACCTGTAGCATCAAGACACTTATCTTCAAGAAGATTAACTATTTTTTCCTCCATCATCACAGCATCGCCTCCTTCAGGTGCACTGGAGAAATTTGTGGGCTTATCAACTGTGATAGCTTCCTCTATGACATCCTCGCTGAAATCAACATCAGTCAAGAGATCACTGTATTCTTCTCTCTCCATAGATACTGCAGGTTTAACCTCCTCAGGCATATTAGGGACAGCAGGAGGTTCCTCTCTGATCAGCTCACTGGTATTTTTCAAAATCTGGTCACTCCATTCATCCTTGGCATCTTCATTGAATGTAGAGATTTCAGTTGACACCACTGTCTCGTCAAAATATGGCTCATTCACTAAATGATCTACATCACCTGCCATAGAGCCCTTCAAATACACACCTTTGTACTTTGTCCCTACCAGAGACTTAGCCATGAAGTTTCCATCATCTCCCCTACCCAGATTCATATCCCTATCCTTCCTCAGGTTTACAGTAGGAGTTGGCACCTGCTTCCTTGGCACAAGAAGTACAATATCATCTCTAGTCCCAGCACTAGCTGACAGGGACTTGTCTGATCCAGCAACAGATTTTGGCGAGGATCCCCTTTTGCAGCTGCCACCACTCGTTCCACTGCTCCCATTCCTTCCGGCTGCAAGCCAATCCGACAGCTTCGCATCATACAACTCCTCAAGTTTTCGCTTTTTATCATTATTAGGGGAGACTCGAGCCTTCTTCATTTTCCGCTCCCTTTCTGCCTCGGCTTCCATGGCTGCCCGTGTCTTCTTCACCTTACGCTTGGAAAGCTTCCCTTCCACAGAAATGCTTCCTGCCCCAACATCAAGGTCAGGTGGCAATGGCTGCGTCCACCACTCTGCATACCGAGCCGTGACTCCTGGTTCAGAGCAAGGGGTAAAGATGGCTACGTTCTTCCCCTCCAAATCGTAGGTCTCCCATGCAACCCCCCAATCCTCATTTGCTCGGCGAACATCCCCAGGCACATCTTGGTCTAGTCCAAACTGCATTGCAACGCGGTGTGGGAGGTACTGCTCAATGCAATCCATCCCCACTAGCTCACAAGCATGCAGGCAATGCGCGAGTGAAATCAATTCCTCATCTTCGTTTATATCACTGCCACGAACCCACCCGCTATGATCCTTGCATGCTTGCTCCGAACTGGTATAGGGCCGCCATAAAAAGTTCCTCCCCGAATTGAGGACCTCGCGGATCATCATTGGATTCATCTTCTTGCTCACATCATGCCAGCTAGCAGCCCTTGGTTCGCCATCCTTGATGAGGTTGGGCTTTCCATCCCAGAGTACAGGGAACCGCTCCCACATCCATAACTGAAGGATGTAGAGGGGCGCATGTACTGACAAGGGAGACAGCAACTCTGCATTGCCGCCTGTTGCGCCTGCGGCCACCAAGTAAGTCTTCATCTCACGCAGGTCCCGGTACAGGGACGCGAGCACGGCTGGCCCAATGGCGACGTGGTCACCGCGCGCCATGCGGACAGCAAGCGGGAAGAGGGACTGGCGCATGGTGGACTCCGGGTGGCCTGGGAGCACGAAGCGCGTGAGCCAGAGCGCAAGGAAGGCGGCGTGCTCGATGACGGCGTCCATGTCCGTGTCCGTGAGGAAGTGCTTCATCCAGGCGGCATGGTGCGCCTTCTTGCAGGCGCTCCGGTTGAAGTCGAGGCGCACCCCGTTGAGCGCCGCCTCGTCCGGGCGCCACTGGTGCGGCAGCGGCGCGGGCACGGGGGAGCCGTCGGCGGGGAAGCCCCCAAGCACGGCGACGTCCTCGAGCGTGATGGTGGCCTCGCCCCAGGGGAAGACGAAGGTGCTGGTGGAGGGGGACCAGAAGGAGGCGAGGTGGAGCACGGCGGAGGCGTCCCTCTTGATCCTGTAGGTGGAGGCGAGGACGGCGTCAAAGATCCCAAGTTCCCGCCAGAGGCGCTCGTGGATCGGGCGTAGCTTGGCGACCCAGAGCTCCCAGTGGCGCGGGGCGCCGAGCCAGCCCCTGAAGGCGACGCGGaactcggcggcggtggcggcggagggagggggaGGCGGGCGGAAAGGGGGCGGGCCAGGGGCACGGTCGATAGGGAGGAGGACGTGGGCCAGGCGGCGCTGAGGAGCGCCACCGTCCGAGTGCATGTCCATGGGGAGCTCCTGGACAAGAAGGAgctcgtcgtcggaggaggacatggtgacggcgacggcgacggcgatgccGGTGGCGTCTCTTGGAAGAAGATTGGTGGGTTTAGTGTGGGGGGTTAGATCAGTGGATGAACAATGGACAGATCAGAGGATGCATCTTCGTCTTGAATGACCCAATTCCTCTCCCCTCACGGGCTGACAGCCAGTCTTCTGCCCCCGCTTGGGTCATTGGTAATGGTGCCATCCGAGGCACTTTCAATTCTGCTTTAATCTGTCAAAAGGAATCTTCTTTTTTCATGAGAGGCGATCTTATCATTTATTTATTTCCTTCTGTTTTGCAGACGCAAATGCATAGTTATTTGTCCCTGCACTAATGCAATGCTTTTCATGTGTGCCTTTTCCATACAATTATGTTTTTCATAATCTTCCATTCTTTGAACTATTTTTTTTCAAACGAGTATTTTAAATTTATAAATTTTTCCTCTAACGTTACATTAACAACGTGTTTGGCAATATTTGGGAAGGGGACTGGGAGTTTAGTGTAGGGAGTTCTATTAAGATTAGACATGAGATGAGTCGTTTTATTACCAATCCACTTTTTCGCACATGATAGGAATTATGTGTGAGAATTTATATTCCCTTGTTTGATTCATGGGAATTGACGAGGGACCAGACCAGAGAAGTGAACATAAGTTATTATGAAGGGTTAAGATTagtggcggctagggttacacCTTCCCTCCAAACAACTCCAGCGAGCGTGTGGATTCGTCTCTCCTCTGTCTGCCGCTCCGGTGGCTGGCGGCGGGAAGGAGAATTCCAGTGCCTCAACTCCGGCTAGcagtttaggttagggtttttagTCCCTGCAGGGGCAGCGTTCAGGCGGATGGCGGCGCTTCTTCTTCGAGTTGGTCTTCCGGGCTCCGATCTACTGCTACTTgcgagctgcgttgggatttccccgaagaggaggggatgatgtagtacagtagagataagtatttcactcagttaagaatcaaggttatcaatccagtaggagaatcacgcaacacctTTAGCAGTACCTGCACATAAAATAACAAAtatttgcacccaacgcgaacaaggggatgtcaatcccttgaCGATTATTTGCAAGATTAAATTTTGTAGtgataaatagataaataaaacacaaaataaaataagtatagaaaaattgcagcaaggtatttttgaattttaatatatgataaaagtatatccggcggccatagttttcactagagccttctctcttgaaaatagcatacggtgggtaaacaaattattgttggacaactgatagaaaagcaaataatcatgatgatatccaagacaatgttcatgtatataggcatcacgtccgaaatcagtagaccgacttctgcctacatctaccactattactccacacatcgaccgctatccaacatgcatctagagtattaagttcataaagaatagagtaacgtcttaagcaagatgacatgatgtagacaaagtaaactcacgcatgaataaaccccatctctttatccttaatggcaacgatagaAATACGTGTCATgcccctttctgtcattgggattgagcactgcaagatcgaacccatcacaaagcacctctctcattgcaagcaaaatcaatctagttggccaaaccaaatcaatagatcggagagaaatacaaagctataataatcatgcataaaagagttcagagaagattcaaataatattcatggataatctgatcataaactcacaattcatcggatcccaacaaacacaccataaaaagtgattacatcgaatagaactccaagaacatcgaggaaaacattgtattgaagatcaaaaagagagaaaaagccatctagctactaactatggatccgtaggtatgtggtaaactactcacacatcatcggaagggcagcaaggttggcggtggaaaaagtgtttctgGTGGCTCTCTggtggtttcccgattttagaaaatttatagaggcggaattaggtcaaacgTAGCAAAggtgggcccacgaggcaccagggcgcgccctcgtGGTCCGTggccacctccttcatcttctggccctctctcgaatcttctagggtctcttttttccagaaaaaacctccaaaaagtttcgtggcatttggactttgtttggtactaatattttagaaaaccaaaaacaggcaaaaaacatcaactggcactgggcactaagttaataggttagtccaaaaaatgatatataattgtttgtaaatgcatataaaacatccaagattgatactataatagcatggaacaataaaaaaatatagatacattggagacgtatcatccacctcGAGTTCGTCCAATAGGATGGAACCGACAGAGCTCCAGCGTATATTCCCGCGGTCCCATTGGGGCAGTGAGGTTAGGGTTTCTGGTCATGCGTGAGCGACAGCGAGATCTGATGTCAGGCACTTCAGATCGATTCAAGGGTTCAACGACGACGACCGCGACTCCTGGGCGCTAGTCCTTAgtggcacgtgcatgaagacttcatGGTTGTCATCGATAAGGTCAGGCCGACTTCGGTAAGGGAGCAGCGATAGCGGTGCATAGATGGCTCGTTCTGGCGGCAGTAGTGGTTGTTCGATGGTCCAGAGGCTGCACCACGATGtattttttattatgtttgggGTGCTTTGTACTTTCCATGAACTTTTGTAATAGATATGGATTGTTTTTTCGCAAAAAAGAAGGGTTAAGTTTGACTCACTAAAACAATTCCCTCTCAATTCTCATGCCCTCCCTGTTAATATAACGGTGGGAGTTGAAGTCTCAAGTTCCATGCCTATTCCTTTATAAACTCCCAGTCCCCCTAACCAAACAATAGGTCTGAAGTCTCGTACCCCTTTAATTCCCATTCATTGACTCTAATTACCCCCAATCAAACATGTTGTAAGGGTTAGTGATACATTTTTATCAGTATGGCTTGATTTTTTGCCCGACAAAACAATAATAGGAGGAAGAGAGGCTCTTCATTAGTTGTTGTGCTACTTCGAATATATGAGAGAACATGTCTTAGCATGCTGTTTTTTTAGGGTGGCACCTCGTCGTCATCGGTTGTCTACTTTGCATGGTCACCTTGTCATTTGCAGTTCCATGGTTCCACTGACTTGTCACTATTGGAGTTTGAATGTCAATGTATGGCCTCCTCCTAAATGACGCATTTTCGTGTGGCAATTCAACAAGAACCACCTCCACATATCGATCAACTTCTTGCTTGACAATGGATGAACTTGTATCTGCCAGTATGCTAGTGCAACCTCATGATGGCGCATCACTTCATAATATCATGTTCGTTAGGATGGCAAACGGGCGGGTTTGGTAATGCAAAGCTTCTACATATCCAAAGCCATATCAAATTGTCATCCATTATCCACCTACGAAGATATCCATGGGGGGCACAATTTCTACCTATGTTTGTAGCTACCGGATATCCATGTAGAAAATACAAAATAATAGAAACACAAATTTGTACATTTGCAGCAATGGCAAATAAACGTCCTAACCAAATGGTACAAAAGCCTTTCTATCATTTGCAAGCATGCCACAAGCTGGGGTAGTTGGTCAGAGGGAGAAGGGTGACTAGGTAAGGGTTAGATTAGGTCACGGGGTTTGGCCTTTGGATTAGGTCATGGGATTAGGCCATGGTTTGGGATTGTTAGTGGTTTGGGCCACTAACATGTGGGCTTCACCCATTAGATGAGTATCCATGGAGCTAAATGAaatcacaagtgctccctaggtggttttggtaatcaatgtcaacatatctcttgttggactaacacttttatctagtatgtttcagacaagttcaacaatggagtggcatggactaaaggatgtggaaccccttcaagatgctaaggacaaaggattggctcaagcttcaaga is a window encoding:
- the LOC123045152 gene encoding uncharacterized protein → MSSSDDELLLVQELPMDMHSDGGAPQRRLAHVLLPIDRAPGPPPFRPPPPPSAATAAEFRVAFRGWLGAPRHWELWVAKLRPIHERLWRELGIFDAVLASTYRIKRDASAVLHLASFWSPSTSTFVFPWGEATITLEDVAVLGGFPADGSPVPAPLPHQWRPDEAALNGVRLDFNRSACKKAHHAAWMKHFLTDTDMDAVIEHAAFLALWLTRFVLPGHPESTMRQSLFPLAVRMARGDHVAIGPAVLASLYRDLREMKTYLVAAGATGGNAELLSPLSVHAPLYILQLWMWERFPVLWDGKPNLIKDGEPRAASWHDVSKKMNPMMIREVLNSGRNFLWRPYTSSEQACKDHSGWVRGSDINEDEELISLAHCLHACELVGMDCIEQYLPHRVAMQFGLDQDVPGDVRRANEDWGVAWETYDLEGKNVAIFTPCSEPGVTARYAEWWTQPLPPDLDVGAGSISVEGKLSKRKVKKTRAAMEAEAERERKMKKARVSPNNDKKRKLEELYDAKLSDWLAAGRNGSSGTSGGSCKRGSSPKSVAGSDKSLSASAGTRDDIVLLVPRKQVPTPTVNLRKDRDMNLGRGDDGNFMAKSLVGTKYKGVYLKGSMAGDVDHLVNEPYFDETVVSTEISTFNEDAKDEWSDQILKNTSELIREEPPAVPNMPEEVKPAVSMEREEYSDLLTDVDFSEDVIEEAITVDKPTNFSSAPEGGDAVMMEEKIVNLLEDKCLDATGRPEEGTIVTQELEKKAKLAVDESRGMSNKPEEVVALVTKDIEEKGNVAVAIEGTVVSEGVERVGEGTSHSIGVLSGSKQGAYAGVTNNPQETVALPEEILLVQQANDVGECVEMSCIMEDTCAAAGVTTNDEETALGFVADEEREISCKEETGGESDQMAMKDSEQKPQEAPPVDIVECGEDISLMEKDNEGEHENVPQTVEAVVTDINMAAVLLGVPEEGSADVDKALNLTQKDAEDVHKKVAEVEDAEHVQINTMANGGSNEGHNEVAEVEDVDIAEAEMRAQFDTEKPEEATEAGHADMDDGKRLTGRDTVEEPGDVLEGAHAEAEKARELIENNDDDKLAEFPGITHAEMEEVKNLMKEDADEKFDIQSAKMKGAHKPMEEDTDGKLQEVFDVEHAETKHTKVLIKGVADKKFEENSELRSIGIDGTHGPMEESTDGKVKAVPEVNAEVEQANGTMRGNDRPDSILQIDLPARDEAGCLAKKDIEEDYAEVPQGKRANINNEAPIEKDAKQAKKDIEEDNGEVPQGKHANINDEAPIEKDAKQKPNAGGLDLPEKEVDGSKEVYQVKREEGVGRKVLRVKDTEENTKDALGVKQAEERQGEALTAGYMYNYIEEIVEQVDGQSKTLTRIGVEENPKEITQEQEKEFDNDTVESLKNSINSLLCSPAIIQSKEGQKEVPVEGMTEKHCLQDVGLINERESLSVGAAMEIQGVDDHRTLDMHEEVSIKQIDECGIIFTNKETQILEDSHMVGDGSNDLVLMEVDETWSTIEIQNQEALDLDKQQTTEERQDLGPTIENKKMAMLGDVITLGCCEFQADSPETKINEVLSTKGIQNQEHLDIKEEQASEKELGCIITEGNARPLVLVDTLGGGGADTTVAIVDVNKANCVEGIQNMEACGIEEARQDKQDNGVGDGRILEDMSANDSGDVGTRNQWDLCMEKEPAVLEKQDEGTADENTGRMLVDTDAPECGEAKPDGTLKMNNDVLCTQAVNMAEDKISLQNQQKCVPLGDHNKSDPQEPAVLEKQDERTTDENTGRMLVNTDAPECGEAKPDGTMQMNNDALCTQAVNMAEDKVSSQNQQKCVPLGDHNKSDVEDSGWNQAARKESKGALQSESEHEIEVKQEILENDEASEQEQTYTESASVAPSGMDHRGENNNKGAEESIRNYGKHVSDTVNTGCQPSKFGRPSTEEVRRIHSGSISVYLKDITVYQERIRSDPSKSTHVNNAGYYSRHGALEPVSVSKDIKVPLHDNGRVCGRDGALELVTGPPEETPRWRQEQYALNILEDVQNARIAEKTRMEMEIRILKAQIASMQRQVMNMDHVGEVISRSKRH